A window of the Streptomyces formicae genome harbors these coding sequences:
- a CDS encoding glycosyltransferase family 4 protein: MSEPRKAAAADQSGAGLRVCLLVRYFTVGGLERVVTSLANELVARGVEVRVVALAVAKRNRLMTELDPRVEAVSLSGSPVRRLAAVVRLSRGHAVHIHFGDGRIHPLVRLALRGRPTVVSYHSVYTHKRTWLRNRVDQYFNTRAHQVLAVSEAVRDFCTAQVGLPPGRIEVVPNAIRVDCPERVDEGGDGGLTVISLAGLYPHKNQAAVLAAVAEARRRGVDVRLRVIGDGPEMADLYRQGLALGIDEVIEWYGQVWRRDLVLPLLKSSQAFVSASRFEGMPLSILEAMAAGLPLVLSDIPPHHETAGDAGLYFDPDKPQELASALESLVGDAPRRKVLGEASLGRSGLFDPDVFTDRHMGVYRQAMGR, encoded by the coding sequence ATGAGCGAACCGAGGAAGGCGGCAGCGGCGGACCAGTCCGGCGCCGGCCTGCGAGTGTGCCTGCTGGTGCGCTACTTCACCGTCGGCGGCCTGGAGCGGGTGGTGACCTCGCTGGCCAACGAGCTTGTGGCGCGCGGCGTCGAGGTGCGCGTCGTGGCGCTCGCGGTCGCCAAGCGCAACAGGCTGATGACCGAGCTCGACCCGCGCGTAGAAGCCGTTTCCCTGTCCGGCTCGCCGGTGCGGCGGCTGGCGGCGGTGGTCCGGCTCAGCCGCGGCCATGCGGTCCACATCCACTTCGGCGACGGCCGCATTCACCCGCTCGTGCGGCTCGCTCTGAGGGGCCGGCCGACGGTGGTCTCGTATCACAGCGTCTACACCCACAAGCGCACGTGGCTGCGCAACCGTGTCGACCAGTACTTCAACACCCGTGCCCACCAAGTACTCGCGGTGTCGGAGGCTGTGCGGGACTTCTGCACCGCGCAGGTGGGACTCCCGCCGGGGCGGATCGAGGTGGTGCCCAATGCCATCAGAGTGGACTGCCCGGAGCGCGTGGACGAAGGCGGTGACGGCGGCCTCACCGTGATCAGCCTGGCCGGGCTGTACCCGCACAAGAACCAGGCGGCGGTGCTGGCCGCAGTCGCGGAGGCCCGTCGGCGCGGCGTGGACGTCCGGCTACGTGTGATCGGCGACGGACCCGAGATGGCCGACCTCTACCGGCAGGGTCTCGCGCTGGGGATCGACGAGGTGATCGAGTGGTACGGCCAGGTCTGGCGCCGGGACCTGGTGCTTCCGCTGCTGAAGTCGTCGCAGGCTTTCGTCTCGGCGAGCAGGTTCGAGGGCATGCCCCTCTCGATCCTGGAGGCCATGGCGGCCGGCCTGCCGCTGGTGCTGTCGGACATCCCGCCCCACCACGAGACGGCAGGCGATGCCGGGCTGTACTTCGACCCGGACAAACCCCAGGAACTCGCCTCAGCGCTGGAGTCGCTGGTGGGCGACGCCCCCAGGCGCAAAGTGCTGGGCGAGGCCAGTCTGGGACGCTCCGGGCTCTTCGATCCCGACGTGTTCACCGACCGCCACATGGGGGTCTACAGGCAGGCGATGGGCCGGTGA
- a CDS encoding glycosyltransferase family protein gives MRIAMYWHNGRSLGHTAESAKVAHGLSGSGEDMHISGLTGACHGLDLLPAGMDVVKLPAFTNYDNVAGWGTRGRTAMETGPLFRMRAQMAEVFLRHYAPDVFLVNHLPRGAEDELVPALTSTRGSGGRRVLTLRGVLFDAEKTDREYFRGDSVRWIDRHFDAIHVHTHPGVFRLEDHYSVPDCLRGRIQYTGYLVAEFRLGKDAARAELGIDDGERLVLASMGGGQGAMPLWTALVDALAERSTEFDRARLVTGPYLEPADAEALRERGALLPWLEIVSYEPSMMTWMAAADLFIGAAGANMLSEVLAVGCNSVVIPRQVRESEQRIHSRLLANRGLVRMCDLPEVLSGAIGPTLTAALREPLSPKAGHLLGGAQRYAALLGGGA, from the coding sequence GTGCGGATCGCCATGTACTGGCACAACGGCAGAAGCCTCGGGCACACCGCGGAAAGCGCGAAGGTGGCGCACGGGCTGTCCGGCAGCGGCGAGGACATGCACATCTCCGGACTGACCGGCGCCTGTCACGGGCTCGACCTGCTGCCGGCCGGCATGGATGTGGTGAAGCTGCCCGCCTTCACCAACTACGACAACGTCGCCGGATGGGGCACCCGCGGACGGACGGCGATGGAGACCGGGCCTCTCTTCCGGATGCGCGCACAGATGGCCGAGGTCTTCCTGCGTCACTACGCGCCCGATGTCTTCCTGGTCAACCACCTCCCCAGGGGTGCCGAAGACGAGCTGGTCCCGGCGCTGACCAGCACCAGGGGCAGCGGCGGACGGCGCGTGCTCACCCTGCGCGGTGTCCTCTTCGACGCCGAGAAGACCGACCGCGAGTACTTCCGCGGGGACAGCGTCCGCTGGATCGACCGGCACTTCGATGCCATTCATGTACACACCCACCCTGGAGTGTTCCGCCTCGAAGATCACTACAGCGTGCCGGACTGCCTCCGAGGGCGGATCCAGTACACCGGCTACCTGGTCGCCGAGTTCCGCCTCGGCAAGGACGCGGCACGGGCGGAGCTGGGGATCGACGACGGCGAGCGCCTGGTGCTGGCCAGTATGGGCGGCGGGCAGGGCGCGATGCCGCTGTGGACAGCGCTCGTCGACGCGCTGGCCGAGCGCAGCACGGAGTTCGACCGGGCACGGCTGGTGACCGGCCCGTACCTGGAGCCGGCGGACGCCGAAGCGCTGCGGGAGCGTGGCGCGCTGCTGCCGTGGCTGGAGATCGTCTCCTACGAGCCGTCGATGATGACGTGGATGGCGGCGGCCGACCTGTTCATCGGGGCCGCCGGCGCGAACATGCTGAGCGAGGTGCTCGCGGTCGGCTGCAACAGTGTCGTCATCCCGCGCCAGGTACGGGAGTCCGAGCAGCGCATCCACTCCCGGCTGCTCGCGAACCGCGGACTGGTCCGCATGTGCGACCTCCCCGAGGTCCTCTCCGGCGCCATCGGCCCGACGCTGACGGCGGCCCTGCGTGAACCCCTGTCTCCCAAGGCCGGGCACCTGCTCGGCGGCGCCCAGCGTTATGCGGCGCTGCTGGGTGGTGGCGCATGA
- a CDS encoding NAD-dependent epimerase/dehydratase family protein produces MPGPSDTWLITGVAGFIGSHLLETLLRAGRHVVGLDNFSTGKKENLSDVEARVGAERWARFRLIEGDLRSPNACEAAVRGVDVVLHQAALSSVPRSLVHPVQVLEANTIGSVNLFSSAAQAGVSRVVYASSSSVYGDVSTALRREPVLGEPMSPYAVSKRAMEQLAAVTHRNTCIALTGLRYFNVFGPRQNPDGPYAAVIPRWIRALLDAECPVIYGNGTQSRDFTHVDNIVRANLLAAARPAGSCGVFNVGTGHGTSLNALFETLRTHVAALPGRAKASEVRALAAPPRAGDVASALADLDLARQELGYEPVVNLDEGLRQTVSHFAGVRGTRNFLEARR; encoded by the coding sequence GTGCCTGGTCCGTCAGACACCTGGCTGATTACCGGTGTTGCAGGCTTCATCGGCTCGCACCTCCTGGAGACGCTCCTGCGAGCGGGGCGGCACGTGGTGGGCCTGGACAACTTCTCCACCGGGAAGAAGGAGAACCTCAGCGATGTGGAGGCCCGGGTCGGCGCCGAGCGGTGGGCACGCTTCCGGCTCATCGAAGGGGATCTGCGGTCCCCGAACGCCTGCGAGGCGGCCGTGCGGGGCGTCGATGTCGTTCTGCACCAGGCCGCGCTCAGCTCCGTACCCCGGTCCCTGGTCCACCCGGTCCAGGTACTTGAGGCCAACACCATCGGCTCGGTGAACCTGTTCAGTTCTGCGGCACAAGCCGGTGTGTCCCGCGTCGTGTACGCCAGCTCCAGCTCCGTCTACGGGGACGTCTCCACGGCACTGCGCCGTGAGCCCGTCCTGGGCGAGCCGATGTCGCCGTACGCGGTGAGCAAGCGTGCGATGGAGCAACTGGCGGCGGTCACCCACCGGAACACCTGTATCGCCCTCACTGGCCTGCGCTACTTCAACGTCTTCGGACCACGGCAGAACCCCGATGGACCGTACGCGGCGGTGATCCCCCGCTGGATCCGGGCCCTGCTGGACGCGGAGTGCCCCGTGATCTACGGCAACGGCACCCAGTCCCGGGACTTCACCCATGTGGACAACATCGTGCGCGCCAATCTCCTGGCGGCGGCACGCCCAGCCGGTTCATGCGGCGTCTTCAACGTGGGTACGGGGCACGGCACTTCGCTCAACGCCCTGTTCGAGACCTTGCGGACGCATGTCGCCGCGCTCCCAGGACGTGCGAAAGCGTCAGAGGTACGGGCGTTGGCTGCGCCACCGCGCGCCGGCGACGTGGCCTCAGCGCTCGCCGATCTCGATCTGGCCAGGCAGGAGCTGGGCTACGAGCCCGTCGTCAACCTGGACGAGGGCCTGCGCCAGACCGTGTCCCATTTCGCCGGGGTACGCGGCACACGCAACTTCCTGGAAGCAAGGAGGTAG
- a CDS encoding UDP binding domain-containing protein yields MPRYVVERAARILARTGGELTGTRVLVLGVTYKADISDQRESPADDVVRHLRQHGADVTYHDPYVSSWAVDGRDVPASDDLDAALCAADPTIVLQWHAQYREHVDGSRTHVLFDTRGWLTDLDVAVL; encoded by the coding sequence ATGCCTCGGTATGTGGTGGAGCGCGCCGCCCGCATACTCGCGCGCACGGGTGGCGAACTGACCGGCACTCGTGTCCTGGTGCTGGGCGTCACTTACAAGGCGGACATCTCTGACCAGCGCGAGTCCCCTGCCGACGACGTGGTGCGCCATCTCAGGCAGCACGGCGCCGACGTGACGTATCACGACCCCTATGTCAGCAGCTGGGCCGTCGACGGACGTGACGTGCCCGCCTCCGACGACTTGGACGCCGCACTCTGCGCGGCCGACCCGACGATCGTGCTGCAGTGGCACGCGCAGTACCGGGAGCATGTCGACGGCTCCAGGACGCACGTGCTTTTCGACACCCGGGGCTGGCTGACCGACCTCGACGTCGCGGTCCTGTAA
- a CDS encoding phosphotransferase enzyme family protein, producing MGQAFNESARTTRLKWLRSAAFETLEHYAIPVHRMRLLQYEDNAVYLVEGDGARHVLRMSVHEGRSPQEQASELAWMDSLISGKAVIAPKPVPTRSTGMVTSLTLPRWPEPVTSVVFEWIPGRSSPASLSASAAEQLGRITANLHGHAMRYRPAVDFVRPDWGYAEIFEGGAALTDPVACDRLSTTEEALLLHVCRTVRERLPERTHHEWGLIHADLHRGNLVATPNDDVAVIDFDDCGYGYYMLDVATVLSSFLRTCDPEEYPKFAERYVHGYRSVREFPPSMERLSEFLVMRDMIILNFVMSSRNEAVLGWGPNRAKGILNIMQGYLDSGRYPGHLDLAAL from the coding sequence ATGGGTCAAGCGTTCAACGAATCGGCACGAACCACTCGGCTGAAATGGCTGAGGTCGGCAGCCTTCGAAACTCTTGAGCATTACGCCATCCCTGTGCACAGGATGAGGTTGCTGCAATACGAGGACAACGCGGTTTATCTCGTCGAGGGGGACGGGGCGCGCCACGTCCTTCGCATGTCCGTACACGAGGGACGAAGCCCGCAGGAGCAGGCCTCAGAGCTCGCCTGGATGGATTCCCTCATTTCCGGCAAAGCCGTCATCGCTCCGAAACCCGTACCCACCCGATCGACGGGCATGGTCACGAGCCTGACGCTCCCCAGGTGGCCGGAGCCGGTGACGTCCGTGGTCTTCGAATGGATTCCGGGAAGGTCGTCTCCGGCCTCTCTGAGCGCGAGCGCCGCTGAGCAGCTGGGACGCATCACAGCGAACCTCCATGGGCACGCCATGCGATACCGCCCCGCTGTCGATTTCGTCCGCCCGGACTGGGGGTACGCGGAGATCTTCGAGGGCGGGGCTGCGCTGACCGACCCAGTAGCGTGTGATCGGCTCAGCACTACCGAGGAAGCCCTGCTGCTTCACGTGTGCAGAACCGTGCGTGAGCGACTGCCTGAACGGACTCATCATGAGTGGGGATTGATTCACGCCGACTTGCATCGCGGCAACTTGGTCGCCACCCCGAATGACGATGTTGCGGTGATCGACTTCGACGACTGCGGCTACGGGTACTACATGCTCGACGTAGCCACCGTACTGTCGTCATTCCTGCGGACGTGCGACCCGGAGGAGTATCCGAAGTTCGCCGAGCGGTACGTCCACGGATATCGGTCGGTCCGAGAGTTTCCACCCTCCATGGAGCGCCTGAGTGAATTCCTGGTCATGCGCGACATGATCATTCTGAACTTTGTGATGAGCTCCAGGAATGAAGCGGTTCTGGGGTGGGGTCCGAATCGCGCCAAGGGAATCCTGAACATCATGCAAGGCTACCTTGATTCCGGAAGGTACCCCGGTCATCTGGATCTTGCCGCTCTATAG
- a CDS encoding tannase/feruloyl esterase family alpha/beta hydrolase has product MSLSRPSWRAPALAALFLALTTTSLAEAGPAGAQAEAAPGHCARQHRLDVPGAAHQQSACLQDLTTAGLAGTPYTDMADQAGLAATGTRNPSGVPGIQIDGYFPDSSRLNATHGWGHDAQFVIRLPDRWNGGLVVTGAPGTRRQYATDALISDHVLAQGYAYAATDKGNTGSDFFTDGRRPGDAVAEWNRRVTELTLAAKRAVRQRYGHGPAGTYMTGISNGGYLTRWQLENRPELYDGGVDWEGVLWTANGPSPLTSLPVTVARTLGRAGGEELLAAGFAPGSEFLWPYHEKVYWGLTQKIFRAEFDPSYDPGCPGASAGGTPEEIFAVCPSDAAYELAARPASVRRTLAKVALTGRIGKPLITLHGDLDTLLPIRQDSDVYARMIGSRGRSALHRYYTVEAGTHTDGLYDTHPDRLRPILPCYRSAFAALTAWVEDGTAPPADRTLRRPAAGDVVNSCALS; this is encoded by the coding sequence TTGTCCCTGTCCCGTCCGTCCTGGAGGGCTCCGGCCCTCGCAGCGCTGTTCCTGGCGCTCACCACGACGTCCCTCGCGGAGGCCGGCCCGGCGGGGGCGCAGGCTGAGGCGGCGCCCGGCCACTGCGCCCGCCAGCACCGGCTCGACGTGCCCGGCGCGGCCCATCAGCAGTCGGCCTGTCTGCAGGACCTGACGACGGCGGGGCTCGCCGGGACCCCGTACACCGACATGGCAGACCAGGCCGGACTGGCGGCCACGGGCACCCGGAATCCCTCCGGGGTGCCGGGCATCCAGATCGACGGCTACTTCCCGGACAGTTCGCGTCTGAACGCCACGCACGGCTGGGGGCACGACGCCCAGTTCGTGATCCGCCTCCCCGACCGGTGGAACGGCGGGCTGGTCGTCACGGGCGCCCCCGGCACCCGGCGGCAGTACGCCACCGACGCGCTCATCTCCGACCACGTCCTGGCGCAGGGTTACGCGTACGCCGCGACCGACAAGGGCAACACCGGCTCGGACTTCTTCACGGACGGCCGGCGCCCGGGCGACGCGGTCGCCGAATGGAACCGGCGGGTCACCGAGCTGACGCTGGCCGCCAAGCGCGCCGTACGGCAGCGGTACGGCCACGGGCCCGCCGGAACGTACATGACCGGCATCTCCAACGGCGGCTATCTGACGCGCTGGCAGCTGGAGAACCGCCCGGAGCTGTACGACGGGGGCGTCGACTGGGAGGGCGTCCTGTGGACCGCGAACGGCCCGAGCCCGCTGACGAGTCTGCCCGTCACCGTGGCGCGGACCCTGGGCCGGGCCGGGGGCGAGGAACTGCTCGCAGCCGGTTTCGCACCCGGCTCGGAGTTCCTGTGGCCGTACCACGAGAAGGTCTACTGGGGGCTCACCCAGAAGATCTTCCGCGCGGAGTTCGACCCCTCCTACGACCCGGGCTGCCCGGGCGCGTCGGCGGGAGGGACACCGGAGGAGATCTTCGCGGTGTGCCCATCGGACGCGGCGTACGAGCTCGCCGCGCGTCCCGCGTCCGTGCGGCGGACGCTGGCGAAGGTGGCGCTGACGGGCCGGATCGGAAAGCCGCTGATCACTCTGCACGGCGACCTGGACACGCTGCTGCCGATCCGTCAGGACTCCGATGTGTACGCGCGGATGATCGGCAGCCGTGGGCGCTCGGCGCTGCACCGGTACTACACGGTCGAGGCGGGCACGCACACCGACGGCCTGTACGACACCCATCCGGACAGGCTGCGGCCGATCCTGCCCTGCTACCGCTCGGCGTTCGCGGCGCTGACCGCCTGGGTGGAGGACGGCACCGCACCGCCTGCGGACCGGACGCTGCGCAGGCCCGCGGCGGGTGACGTGGTCAACTCCTGTGCGCTGAGCTGA
- a CDS encoding class I SAM-dependent methyltransferase, with the protein MTDDHTHVQEFFGARAADWDARFPDDGPAYAAGVAALGLRPGDAALDAGCGTGRALPALREAVGPAGTVVGADLTLEMLTAAARAGRDRAGALLLADVARLPLRSGALDAVFAAGLIAHLPQPAENLRELARVVRPGGRLALFHPIGRAALAARQGRQITDDDLRAEPRLGPLLSGTGWRLVSYADEDARFLALAVRQD; encoded by the coding sequence ATGACCGACGACCACACACACGTCCAGGAGTTCTTCGGCGCCCGCGCGGCCGACTGGGACGCGCGCTTCCCGGACGACGGACCCGCCTACGCCGCCGGGGTCGCCGCGCTCGGCCTGCGCCCGGGCGACGCCGCGCTGGACGCGGGCTGCGGCACGGGGCGCGCACTGCCGGCGCTGCGCGAGGCCGTGGGTCCGGCCGGCACGGTCGTCGGAGCGGATCTGACCCTGGAGATGCTGACCGCGGCCGCCCGAGCCGGGCGGGACCGCGCGGGTGCGCTGCTGCTCGCCGACGTGGCCCGGCTGCCGCTGCGGTCGGGTGCGCTGGACGCCGTGTTCGCGGCCGGTCTGATCGCGCATCTGCCGCAACCTGCCGAGAATTTGCGCGAGTTGGCCCGGGTGGTGCGCCCCGGCGGACGCCTGGCGCTGTTCCATCCGATCGGGCGGGCCGCGCTGGCCGCCCGTCAGGGCCGCCAGATCACCGACGACGACCTGCGCGCCGAGCCCCGTCTCGGGCCACTGCTGAGCGGCACGGGCTGGCGGCTCGTGTCGTACGCCGACGAGGACGCGCGCTTCCTGGCCCTTGCGGTACGTCAGGACTGA
- a CDS encoding MHYT domain-containing protein: MGHLDHATFGWLTPALSYVMACIGAALGLRCTVRALEASGSSRRNWLITAASAIGTGIWTMHFVAMLGFGVTGTDIRYNVPLTILSLIVAMVVVGAGVFAVGYSRDRVRALLLGGLTTGLGVASMHYLGMAALRLHGEVRYDPLLVALSVAIAVVAATAALWAALNIKSPVAVGVASLVMGAAVSSMHYTGMFAVGVHVEPSGGALPGATAMQFIFPLAVGLGSYLFLTSAFVALSPTARERAAYASAERTTEPGGRTTEPAAVPR; this comes from the coding sequence ATGGGACACCTGGACCACGCCACCTTCGGCTGGCTGACCCCCGCGCTGTCGTACGTGATGGCCTGCATCGGCGCCGCCCTCGGCCTGCGCTGCACCGTACGGGCGCTCGAAGCGAGCGGCAGCTCACGCCGCAACTGGCTCATCACCGCGGCTTCCGCCATCGGCACCGGCATCTGGACGATGCACTTCGTCGCCATGCTCGGCTTCGGCGTCACCGGCACCGACATCCGCTACAACGTGCCGCTGACCATCCTCAGCCTGATCGTCGCCATGGTCGTCGTCGGCGCCGGGGTCTTCGCCGTCGGCTACAGCCGCGACCGCGTCAGAGCCCTGCTGCTCGGCGGGCTCACCACCGGACTCGGCGTCGCGAGCATGCACTACCTCGGCATGGCGGCGCTCCGCCTGCACGGCGAAGTGCGCTACGACCCGCTGCTCGTCGCGCTCTCCGTCGCCATCGCCGTGGTCGCCGCGACCGCCGCCCTCTGGGCGGCGCTCAACATCAAGTCACCCGTCGCGGTCGGCGTCGCCTCCCTCGTCATGGGCGCGGCGGTCAGCAGCATGCACTACACCGGCATGTTCGCGGTCGGCGTGCATGTCGAGCCGTCGGGCGGGGCACTGCCCGGGGCCACGGCGATGCAGTTCATCTTCCCCCTCGCCGTCGGCCTCGGGTCGTACCTCTTCCTCACCTCCGCCTTCGTCGCCCTCTCCCCGACGGCGCGGGAGCGGGCCGCCTACGCATCGGCCGAGCGGACCACCGAACCGGGCGGGCGGACCACCGAGCCGGCCGCCGTCCCCCGGTAG
- a CDS encoding nitrate- and nitrite sensing domain-containing protein, producing MRTPRTTPGADTPDPHGPTPASPTAESAAQPVRGRRAHAGPPADEQPEPGADRDPATVRSQARGAREGWRLRPRTVRAKIVSLLMVPVVSLLALWGFATVTTAQDVARLRQLQDVENRVREPVAETVTALQTERRAALRQLTAPAAERAADLQQQAKLTDAALARLSLDDTHTVADAGGLPAGVTERLGRFVDSAAGIPALRTSVLDRKADWDRTYETYTAAITAAFAVHGALTGIQDTTPGSDARVLLEFGRAAEMLAREDALLSTAHTTGSFGAERLRLFTGAVETRRALTESAVADLRAPERAAWRELTAQSAYRALEAAESKTLAAPAGRRAATAVPAGTWEAAHGTVRTAARDIETNARRSAADRADPFGQGLLTASGAAVLLGLAAVAASLVISVRIGRALVVELVSLRNTALEIARRKLPHAMRRLRTGDEIDVQAEAPPGPPPQDEIAEVGEALSTVHRAALSAAVERAELASGISGVFVNLARRSQVLVHRQLNLLDSMERRAEDPNELGDLFRLDHLTTRMRRHAESLIILSGSAPGRAWRMPVPLTNVVRAAVSEVEDYARVEMRQLPESAVVGSAVADLTHLLAELVENAAQFSPPHTKVRVIGEPVGNGYALEIEDRGLGMGKEALAEANRRIEQSEALDLFDSDRLGLFVVSRLAARHEIKVRLRTSPYGGTTAVVLIPTPLLQSALPPGGASPAGRVKETAPPVAHTLAQHEESDSGVTGPRALERRLDAAPPPPGVIALRLRGRPHAAERPGTHGEPGTGAQPRPQQHQPPHPHNQSQGQSTVTSPSHAEDEAGGLPRRVRQASLVPQLREAPRPEPAEAAGSSPRDSSERTPEQARDRMAAYRAGWARGGGAAPGRNGHHSSAHSSEGDQA from the coding sequence ATGCGCACACCACGCACCACCCCCGGCGCCGACACGCCAGACCCGCACGGCCCCACTCCGGCCTCCCCCACCGCTGAATCCGCAGCGCAGCCGGTGCGCGGGCGCCGTGCCCACGCGGGACCTCCCGCGGACGAACAGCCCGAACCGGGAGCCGACCGCGATCCGGCCACGGTGCGTTCCCAGGCCCGCGGCGCGCGCGAGGGCTGGCGGCTGCGCCCGCGGACCGTACGAGCCAAGATCGTCTCACTGCTGATGGTCCCCGTCGTGTCCCTCCTCGCCCTGTGGGGCTTCGCCACCGTCACCACCGCCCAGGACGTCGCCCGGCTGCGCCAGCTCCAGGACGTCGAGAACCGCGTCCGTGAACCCGTCGCCGAGACCGTCACTGCGCTCCAGACCGAACGCCGCGCCGCACTCCGCCAGCTCACCGCCCCCGCCGCCGAACGCGCCGCCGACCTCCAGCAGCAGGCCAAGCTCACCGACGCCGCCCTCGCCAGGCTCTCCCTCGACGACACCCACACCGTCGCCGACGCGGGCGGCCTCCCCGCGGGCGTCACCGAACGCCTCGGCCGCTTCGTCGACTCGGCCGCCGGGATCCCCGCCCTGCGCACCTCCGTCCTCGACCGCAAGGCCGACTGGGACCGTACGTACGAGACGTACACGGCCGCCATCACCGCGGCGTTCGCCGTCCACGGCGCCCTCACCGGCATCCAGGACACCACCCCCGGCTCCGACGCCCGCGTCCTCCTCGAGTTCGGCCGCGCCGCGGAAATGCTCGCCCGTGAGGACGCGCTGCTCAGCACGGCCCACACGACCGGGTCCTTCGGGGCGGAGCGCCTGCGGCTGTTCACCGGCGCCGTCGAGACCCGCCGCGCCCTCACCGAATCCGCCGTCGCCGATCTGCGCGCGCCCGAACGCGCCGCCTGGCGCGAACTCACCGCCCAGAGCGCCTACCGGGCGCTGGAGGCGGCAGAGAGCAAGACCCTCGCCGCCCCGGCCGGCCGCCGCGCCGCCACCGCCGTGCCCGCCGGCACCTGGGAGGCGGCCCACGGCACCGTCCGCACCGCCGCCCGCGACATCGAGACGAACGCCCGGCGCAGCGCCGCCGACCGCGCCGACCCCTTCGGCCAGGGCCTCCTCACCGCCTCGGGCGCCGCCGTCCTCCTCGGCCTCGCCGCCGTCGCCGCCTCGCTCGTCATCTCCGTACGCATCGGCCGCGCCCTCGTCGTCGAACTCGTCAGCCTCCGCAACACCGCCCTGGAGATCGCCCGCCGCAAACTGCCCCACGCCATGCGCCGGCTCCGCACCGGCGACGAGATCGACGTCCAGGCCGAGGCGCCGCCGGGACCGCCGCCGCAGGACGAGATCGCCGAGGTCGGCGAGGCGCTCTCGACCGTCCACCGGGCCGCTCTCAGCGCCGCCGTCGAGCGCGCCGAACTCGCCAGCGGCATCTCCGGAGTCTTCGTCAACCTCGCCCGCCGCAGCCAGGTCCTCGTCCACCGGCAGCTCAACCTGCTCGACAGCATGGAACGCCGCGCCGAGGACCCCAACGAACTCGGCGACCTCTTCCGCCTCGACCACCTCACCACCCGCATGCGCCGCCACGCCGAGAGCCTGATCATCCTCTCCGGCTCCGCGCCCGGCCGGGCCTGGCGCATGCCCGTACCGCTCACCAACGTCGTTCGCGCCGCCGTGTCCGAGGTCGAGGACTACGCACGCGTCGAGATGCGTCAGCTGCCCGAGAGCGCCGTCGTCGGTTCCGCCGTCGCCGACCTCACCCATCTCCTCGCCGAACTCGTCGAGAACGCCGCCCAGTTCTCCCCGCCCCACACCAAGGTCCGCGTCATCGGCGAGCCCGTCGGCAACGGCTACGCCCTGGAGATCGAGGACCGCGGCCTGGGCATGGGCAAGGAGGCCCTCGCCGAGGCCAACCGCCGCATCGAACAGTCCGAGGCCCTCGACCTCTTCGACAGCGACCGGCTCGGACTCTTCGTCGTCAGCCGCCTCGCGGCCCGGCACGAGATCAAGGTGCGGCTGCGGACCTCGCCGTACGGAGGGACCACGGCGGTCGTCCTCATCCCCACGCCGCTCCTGCAGAGCGCCCTGCCGCCGGGAGGCGCCTCCCCGGCCGGCCGCGTCAAGGAGACGGCCCCGCCCGTGGCCCACACGCTCGCGCAGCACGAGGAGTCCGATTCCGGCGTGACAGGCCCGCGCGCCCTGGAACGCCGGCTCGATGCCGCACCGCCACCCCCCGGCGTCATCGCCCTGCGGCTGCGCGGCCGTCCTCACGCCGCCGAACGGCCAGGGACCCACGGCGAGCCGGGCACCGGAGCGCAGCCCCGCCCCCAGCAGCACCAGCCTCCCCATCCGCACAACCAGTCCCAGGGGCAGTCCACCGTCACGTCGCCGTCCCACGCCGAGGACGAGGCGGGCGGGCTCCCGCGCCGCGTCCGGCAGGCCAGCCTCGTGCCGCAACTGCGCGAAGCGCCCAGGCCCGAACCGGCGGAAGCGGCCGGCAGCAGCCCGCGCGACAGCTCGGAACGCACCCCGGAGCAGGCCAGGGACCGCATGGCCGCCTACCGCGCCGGCTGGGCGCGCGGCGGCGGCGCGGCCCCCGGCCGCAACGGCCACCACAGCAGCGCCCACAGCAGCGAAGGAGACCAAGCATGA
- a CDS encoding roadblock/LC7 domain-containing protein has product MIDHERIAPHRSGELDWLLDDLVLRVTEVRHAVVLSNDGLAVGASGGLSREDAEHLAAVASGFHSLAKGAGRHFHAGSVRQTMVEMDDGFLFVAAAGDGSCLAVLSAVTADIGLIAYEMARLVKRVGEHLHTPPRMSTTPPAAG; this is encoded by the coding sequence ATGATCGACCACGAGAGGATCGCCCCGCACCGCTCCGGAGAACTCGACTGGCTGCTCGACGACCTGGTGCTGCGGGTGACCGAGGTCCGGCACGCGGTCGTCCTCTCCAACGACGGCCTCGCCGTCGGCGCCTCCGGCGGGCTGAGCCGCGAGGACGCCGAGCACCTCGCCGCCGTCGCCTCCGGATTCCACAGCCTCGCCAAGGGCGCGGGGCGCCACTTCCACGCCGGCTCCGTACGCCAGACGATGGTCGAGATGGACGACGGCTTCCTCTTCGTCGCCGCGGCGGGGGACGGTTCCTGCCTCGCCGTCCTCAGCGCCGTGACCGCGGACATCGGCCTGATCGCGTACGAGATGGCCCGCCTCGTCAAGCGCGTCGGCGAGCACCTGCACACCCCACCGCGCATGTCCACCACCCCGCCAGCCGCCGGCTGA